TATTTTAATTATGAAAACAATTAGAGTTGTTACGCTTGCCCTATTGGTAAGTGCGGTAACGTTTATTGCGTGCCAAAAAGATGAAGTACCTGTAAATTCGAATACAGAAACCCAAGTAGAAAGACCTTGGAATATGATTTCTTATAAAGGTATGATTGAACGCTTAGAGGATTATGATAAAACTAGAAAACCAATTTTAGAGCAGGCTTTAGGTTATGAAGATGCTAGAATTAATTTTTATTCTATCGAAACTTTAGAAAATTATATTGCTTATGTAAAACAATTATCTAAAGAAAAAGGAATTGAATTTACAGGAATTAATTTTGTTTCAGGAGCTTATCCTAAAGATGCAAATTATGGTACACCAGGTTATCAGCATATTATGTTTATGCCAACAACTAACATTAGTGGTAAAAATATTGGATTTGATCCCTCGCTTTCTACAGAAAATAAAGTAGTAACAATTAAAGAAGTTTTAGCTTCTTATGGTTACAATTGGGTTTATGACAGTGAAGAAGACTACAAAAACAGGAATGTTTTAAATAAACAAATAAACGCTAATTTAAGTAATAGAGAAAAAAAAGCTGATTTAGATAGTGGAGCAGGTAATTTAAGTCATATTAAACCTCCTAATCCATAGATCTAAATATCTTGCTTGGAAATATTATGCAAAGATTCTAGATATTTATGCGAAATTTAAATAGACTACATAATATAAGTGTTCAAATCAAAACCCTGAAAATACTACAGGAAACACCCTTTCTAGTAAAGGGTGTTTTTCCTGTATTTTATTTTTAAAAACTTGATTTACTTGATCTCTAGAAAAAGAATGTAGTTTTCTTTAAAAATTACCATGTACTTTTGGCTGTGAATTTAAACACAAACATCAAACATCATGAAAAAACTACTACAAGCTATTTTAGGTATTTTTGGTTACAAGGTATTAACAAAAGAAGAATATGATGCTTTACAGCCTGTAAAACCAATTCATCCAACACATCCAAGTACATTACTTACTTATAAAGAAGTGGTAACCATGTTACGTGCTTACGACGAAACAAGATTAGATCAATTTATAGGAGTATTAGGCTTTGAAGATACTAGGATAAATACTTTTGAGTTTGCAGAACTAAAGAACTACATGAATTATGTAGAAAAATTAGCAAAAGAAAAAGGAATTAAATTAAAAGGGATAAGTTTTATAAAAGGAGTATACAAAGAGAATGTTAAAAATGATAAGTTTATAGATTATGAAAATTTACTGTATACACCTACAGCTATAATAAATGGAAAAGAAACTTTAATAGATGTAGTGAATTCTTCAAAAGATAAATTAGCAACGTTTAAGGATATGTTAGCTAAATACCATTATGAATGGCGTTATGATAATAAAGAAAATTATAAATTGAAAACTGAAAAAGACAAAAAAATAAAAGATACCAATGAGATACAATCTAGAATTAGTAATGATGGTTCTGATGATACATTGAGTGGGATCTCTAATTTTGGAGAATTGAGACCACCTGAACATTAAAAAAAATATTATGATTCCCTTTTTGAAACCATTATTTTTATTTGAATTAATGTCTTTATTGATTCTAATATTAAGTTATAGAAAGTTTCCTTATAATTACATGGTTTTTTTATTGATAATTTTATTATCAACGGTAATTACAGAGGCATTGACTATATTATTTATCAAATATAATTTAGGAAATATAAATTTTCACTTTTATTATTCGTTTATTTTATTCAATAGTATTTATTTTTTTTACTCCAAAATTATAAATAATGAGAATTCTATGAAACTGATAAGAATTTTGACATTAGTGTTTTCTTTGTCTTGGTTTTTATATTTATTCGTCGATGGATCATTTAATTATCTTTTAATTTTAGGTTCTTTTAATACTAGTATTTATGCATTCTTATATTTGAAAGAGTTATTAATGTCCGATAGAATAATTAATTATAAAAAAGTATTGCCGTTTTGGATTAGTGTTTCCTTTTTAATTTTTTATACAAGTTCCATTCCTTTTTTCTTAATACAAAAACAAATGAGTAATAGGAGTTTCTATTTTATTCTTAAATCTTTAGGAATTATTATGTATTCAGGTATTATATTTGGTTTATTATGCAGCAACAAGGAGGAGAGGTATTAATTATATCAACAATTATTATCGCATTAATTGTTATTTTCTTAATTATATTATTTACCGTTTTTCAGCGCCGTAAAAATCAATTATTAAAAGAAAAGTCATTAGAGAAAAAACGATTCGAGCGCGAAATTGCAGAAACACAAATAGAAATTCGAGAAGAAACACTTAGAAATATTAGTTGGGAGTTGCACGATAATATCGGGCAACTCTTAACTTTAGCAAAAATACAGTTGCAAAATGCTACCTCAGAAAGTTTAGATGATATTTCAGAAACAATAACGAAAAGTTTAAATGAAATACGTTCACTTTCCAAGCTTATTAATCCTGAATTTATCAAAAATATAGCTTTAAAAGAAGCACTACAATTAGAGATAGAACGTTTCAATCGTTTACAATTCATTCAGGCTACATTACAAATCAAAGGAGAAGAAAAAGAGTTGAACCAAAAACACGGCATTATTTTGTTTCGAATTTTACAAGAATTTTTCTCAAATACGATAAAACATGCGAAAGGTACTAAATTGGAAGTTTCGTTGAGTTTTGAACCCGAAAAGCTAACAATTCAAGCAATTGATGATGGAATTGGTTTCAATATGGAAGAGATACAAAAAAAAGGAATAGGTTTAGAAAACATGAAAACAAGAGCAAAACTTATCAATGCAGAAATAAATTTAGAATCTAAACCCAATAATGGTACGGAATTAAATATTTATTATTACTTTTAGGATGTATAATCCCCTTATGCACTAGTTATTTACTAACTTATTTAACCCGTTTAACTATGAAGTATTCAGTTGTTGTGGTCGACGATCATACGTTGTTATCACAAGCTATTGAAGGCATGGTTAATACTTTTGACAAGTTTAAAGTATTATATACATGCAAGAACGGAGGGGAGGTAAAAGAAAAGTTTAAATCTTCCCCCCGAAACATTCCAGACATCGTTCTTGTCGATGTTAATATGCCTGTAATGAATGGTATAGAAACGACAGAATGGATTGTTGCAAATTACCCTGATGTTCACGTTTTGGCATTATCAGTAGAAGATGCAGATGGAACTATTTTAAAAATGCTCAAAGCAGGAGCCATTGGTTATCTACTCAAAGATACCCAGAAAGAAGTGCTAGAAAAAGCGTTGTTAGAAATTATGGAAAATGGTTTTTATCATACCCGTAATGTAACTAACTTATTGCTAGATTCAGTTTCTGGAAAAGGAAACAGAAATCAAGTAAACTTTAAAGAGAATGAAATAAAGTTTATGCGATTAGCTTGTTCTGAACTTACTTACAAAGAAATTGCGGAGCGTATGTTTTTAAGTCCTAAAACCATAGACGGTTATAGAGACAGCTTATTTACTAAACTCGATGTTCGAAATCGAGTCGGTTTAGTGATGTATGCGATAAAAAATAAAATTTATACGCCCTAATTAAACTAAAAAAACAAGATGCTATTTCTCTTTTAAGTCTAAAGTACTTTTAAAAAGAAATAGCATTTTTTTTATAGAAATAGTTTTACAGTAAAAAAATGCTATTCCACAATAAATCTATAACTTTGCACTATGGAAGAAACTAATAGACAGCGAAAGATAGCAGGAGTACTACAAAAAGACTTAGTTGAAGTTTTACAACGTGCTGCTCAAGATGGAATGAAGGGAGTAATTATTTCTGTATCGAAAGTATCGGTTACAGCAGATTTAGGTGTGGCTAAAGTTTTTTTAAGCGTTTTCCCTTCAGAAAAAAGAGACGAAATTTTAGAAGGAGTAAAATCGAATACTCCATTAATTCGTCACGAATTATCGCAAAGAACCAAAAATCAATTGAGAAGAATGCCTGAATTGTTATTTTTTGGTGACGATAGTTTAGATTATATTGAGGACATTGATAAGTCTTTGAAAGGAGAAGATGAAAATCCTATTAAAAATCCAGAAATATTACCACGTCGTCAAAAAAGATAATCGAGAATAATTGTTACATTGCCAATAATTTTTGTAACAATTGAATTTTCCATTTTACATAGCAAAACGCTACTTGCGTTCAAAAAATAGCACAAACGCTATTAATATAATTACAATCATAGCAATGCTAGGAGTAATTATTGGAACTTTAGCGTTATTTATCATATTATCAGCTTTTTCTGGATTAAGAGCGTATAGCTATTCTATGTTAGATAGTTCTGATCCTGATATAAAAATTTCAGCAAATAAAGGCAAGAGTTTATTGTATACAAAAGAGTTAGATGAAGTTTTAGTATCTAATATTAAAATTGCTGATTTTTCAAAAGTTGTAGAAGAAAGAGCTTTTTTAAAATATGGAGACAAAAATCATATTGCTTATATTAAAGGAGTTGATGTAAATTACACTGATGTACTACAAGTAGATTCCATTTTGTGGAAAGGACATTGGATTGATCCTGACTTTAAAAACACTGCTGTAATTGGTTATGGTATAGACGATAAATTAAGAATACAAAACTTTTTAAGACCATTAGTAGTTTTTATGCCAAAACCAGGAACAGGTATTATTAATCCAAATAATGCATATCGATCTGTTAATACTCAAGTGGTTGGTGTTTATGGTGGTTCAGAAGAGTTTAGGAATAAATTTGTTTTTACTGAATTACATGTAGCTCAAAAATTAATGGGATATGAAGATAATCGAATTTCTGCAGTAGAATTGAAGGTAAGAAATTCAGATTTGATAGATGAAATATCTCAAGAGTTACAATTAGAATTAGGAGAAACGTACAAAGTTCAAACACGAGCAGAACTCAATGAATTAATCTTAAAGGTTATAAATACTGAAAATTTTGTATCATATCTTATTTTTACATTAATCGTAATCATTGCTTTATTTAATTTAATAGGAGCAATTATTATGATGATTATCGATAAAAGAAAAAATCTTAAAACTCTACTGAATATAGGAGCTTCGTTAAAGGAAATAAAAAAAATATTTGTATTTCAAGGCTTTTTACTTTGTCTGATAGGAATGGGAATAGGTTTGTTTTTAGGTCTGAGTTTAGTCTTTTTACAAAAAGAATTCGGGTTATTCAAATTAAGTCCAGATCTTCCATATCCTGTAGAATTCAGATGGTTTAATCTAATTACAGTAATATTAACAATATTAAGTTTAGGTTTCTTAGCTGCAAAAATTGCAGGAAGTAGAATTACAAAAGCATTTATAGAAAAGTAAATAAACGTTTATTCTTTTATTACATACAATTATATGTAATACATACTATTCTTTATTTTGAAAAATAAGCTTTTAATTTCTTCAAGATTATAAAAAGATAATTAAAACCCAGCGCTAGGATATTTTTTATTATTCAAATCTATACATGTTTCTTTTTAGTGACCTATTCTTTCAAGATTTACTTTATGTTTCATGTAAAAGATTAAATGTATGTTGAATCTAAGAATAACTTAAAGGATTCATTCATTTACATTTATAAGACACATGATTTTTTAAAAGGTCACATTTAATATTGAAAATCAATTTGTTGTGTAGTATTTGAAAGGGAATTTATTATGCAGAAATTTACTCTAAGAAGCATTTCGATTTAGAGGATGGTGAAAGAAAACTTAAAATATAACCCAGCGCCAGGATTTAGTTTTTCCATTATATAAATGTTTCTTTTTAGTGATCTACTTTTTCAAGATTTACTTTATGTTTCATTTATATAAGTAAATATGGATTAATTAATTGTGAATAATTAGGGATCATTTATAATTAACTAACTCACTGCTAAGTTACAATAGATATCTTACTTAAATATATTGATTTGGTTACAAGTCTATTAGATGTCGTTAAAAGGTATAAAAGCTAAGATGAATGGAAAAACTACTTGATTTCTGGTATTCTAGTATTACCAAATTTCTGTTCTATTTCATTAAAAGCATTAAATACATCTTGTGGGTCATCAGAAGTAACTAACTTTAATCGATATTCTTTAAAGTGTGGAATTCCTTTAAAATAATTAGTATAATGTCTACGAGTTTCTACAACTCCCAAATGTTCACCTTTCCAATCGATAGACATTTGCAAGTGACGACGTGCAACTTCTACACGTTCAGCAATTGTTGGTTTAGGTAAATGCTCACCAGTTTCAAAAAAGTGTTTTACTTCATTAAAAAACCATGGGTAACCAATAGCAGCTCTACCAATCATAGCACCATCTAATCCATAAGAATCTCGCATTTCCATAGCTTTTTCTGGAGAATCTACATCACCATTTCCAAATACAGGAATATGCATTCTAGGATTATTTTTTACTTCAGCAATAGGTTTCCAATCTGCAAAACCTTTATACATCTGCGCACGAGTACGACCATGAATAGAAATCGCTTTAATTCCAACATCTTGTAAGCGTTCAGCAACTTCTACAATTCGAATTGAATCATGGTCCCAACCCAAACGAGTCTTAACAGTAACAGGTAAATCTGTATGTTTCACCATAGCTTCAGTAAGCTTTACCATTAAATCAATATCTTTCAAAATACCTGCTCCAGCTCCTTTAGAAACTACTTTTTTTACCGGACAACCAAAATTAATATCAATAATATCGGGTTTGGTTTTTTCTACAATTTCTATAGAACGTAACATAGAATCCATATTAGCACCAAAAATTTGAATACCAACAGGACGCTCTTTTTCGTAAATATCAAGCTTAATAACGCTTTTTGCTGCGTCACGAATTAATCCTTCAGAAGAAATAAACTCAGTATATACCACATCTGCACCATTTTCTTTACATAGTGCTCTAAAAGGCGGATCACTAACATCTTCCATTGGAGCTAAAAGCAATGGAAAATCAGGAAGTTCTATGTTGTCTATCTTTACCATAATTCAAAAAATCGTTGCAAAATTACTGTTTTTTTTAGAATGATTTTATAAGTTTGAATTCATCTAAAAAATAAATTGTTGGAAATCCCTTTTGAACCCATACTTTTTGGAGTAAAAATTAATATTCATCTGATATTAGAATATTTAGCTTTTTTTCTTGGATATCGTTATTACGCATATCTAAAAAAGAAATCTAACGATCATATTCTTTCAGAAAATAGACTTTATATTATTCTCGGAGCGGCTATTGGAGCTTTTTTTGGTTCAAGAATAGTCGGTTTTTTAGAACATCCAATTGTTGCACTAGAAAATTCGCTCGTATATTTATTTAATGTGAAAACCATCATGGGAGGTTTGTTTGGTGGTCTATTAGGAGTGGAAATTTCTAAAAAAATTATTGGAGAAAAACAATCTTCTGGTGATTTATTTACTTTACCCATAATTCTTGGAATTTTTATTGGTAGAATAGGTTGTTTTTTAACAGGAATTAATGAGTTTACTTACGGAAAAGAAACTTCTTTTTTTATGGGAATGGATTTAGGTGATGGTTTACTACGACATCCTTTAGCATTTTATGAATTGATTTTTCTAATCCTATTATTCTTTCTTTTAAAAAACTTTAAGAGTAAATTTTCAACAAACGGAGATCTTTTTAAAGTTTTTATGCTGAGTTATTTCGGATTTCGATTTTGTATAGAATTCTTAAAGCCAAATGAGTTTTTTGTTTTCGGATTAAGTTCCATTCAAATATTATGTATAACTTGTTGGTTATATTATTATAAGTTTATTTTAAAAGCTATGAATTATGCCCGTTAGAAAATATACCTATTACGACTTTACATTGAGTTTATGTCCTGAATGTTTAAGAAGAGTTGATGCTAAAATCGTTTTTGAAAACGATAAAGTATATATGTTAAAGCGTTGTCCTGAACATGGAAACTCAAAAGTCTTAATAGCTGATGATGTAGAATATTATAAGAATATTAGAAATTACAATAAACCTTCTGAAACACCTTATACATTTAATACGAAAACCCATTATGGTTGTCCTTACGATTGTGGATTATGTCCAGATCATGAACAACACTCCTGTTTAACAGTATTAGAAGTAACAGATCGATGCAATTTAACTTGTCCGACTTGTTACGCAGGATCTTCACCAACGTATGGAAGACACAGAACTTTGGAGGAGATAAAGAAAATGTTAGATACGATTGTAAAAAATGAAAAAGAACCTGATGTAGTTCAAATTAGTGGAGGTGAACCAACTATTCATCCACAGTTTTTTGAAATTTTAGATTATGCGAAAACGCTTCCTATTCGTCATTTAATGGTAAATACGAATGGAATAAAAATAGCAAAAGACAAAGAATTTGTAAAAAGGCTAAAAACCTACACGCCAGATTTTGAAATTTATTTACAGTTTGATTCTTTTGATGATGAGGTTTTAAAAACAATGAGAGGAGCCAAATTATCTGAAGTTCGAAAACAAGCTATAACGAATTTGAATGAAGTTAATTTATCAACAACATTGGTTGTAACACTTCAAAAAGGATTAAATGATCACGAAATAGGAGAAATTATTGAATATGCACTACAACAAGAATGTGTACGAGGAGTTACTTTTCAACCGACACAAATAGCTGGTCGATTAGAGAATTTTGATCCAGAGAAAGATCGATTAACATTAACAGAAGTTCGAAGGAAAATTTTGGAACAATCTCCAGTTTTTAATTCAGATGATTTAATTCCAGTTCCTTGTAATCCTGATGCTTTAGTAATGGGCTATGCTTTAAAACTTGGAGGAGAAGTATTTCCGTTAACACGTTATGTAAATCCTGCTGATTTATTAGATAATAGTAAAAATACTATTGTTTATGAACAAGATGAACAACTACATGGAAAAATGATAGAATTGTTTAGTACAGGGAATTCTGTAGAAGTTGCTCAAGAAAACTTAAAGTCTATTATGTGCTGTTTACCCAATATAGATGCACCAAATTTGGGTTATGATAATCTATTTCGAATAATTATCATGCAGTTTATAGATGCTTATAATTTCGATGTGCGTGCAGTAAAAAAATCATGTGTACATATCGTTGATAAAGACTATAAAATTATTCCTTTTGAAACGATGAATTTATTCTACAGAGACGATAAAAAACAACGTTTAGAAGAACTTAAAAAAGAAAGCATATGATTTTTTTAGAAGGAGGAATGTCTGGATTATGGGTACTAGTTTTACTAATGCTTGCAGGACCTGCTTTAGTTTTAGGCTTAATAGGTTTTTTATTTAGAAGAAAGAATAAGAAAGTGGCTACAGTCTTCTACATATTAGCCATTTTATATTTTATTATTGGTTGGGGAGTTTGTTCTGGAATGTAAATTTCACAGAATAGTAAAAAAATTTAAGGTTGTTTAAGGAATTGAAAAATTAGAAATTAAAAGAACAAAAAAAAGAAGCATACATGAATTTTCTAGAAGTAGGTGATTTATCAGGATTGTTTACAGCACTTATTTTAATAATGTTGGGCCCGCCTTTGGTGTTAATAGTTGTTGCTATTGCAGTTAGAAGAAAAAATAAACGAGCTTCTACCGTTTTATTTATTTTGGCAGCTTTATATGTTTTAGTTGGTTTAGGAATGTGCTTTGGCGGCATGTAATTATAATTAAAAAGAGTTAAAAACTTAAAATGTATTTTTCAAGGCTATTTTTTGTGTTGTTAACACTATTATTTTTTGTGTTTTTAACCAGTTTTAGACTTAGAAAGAAAGACAAGACAAAGGCTACAATTTTATTCTTTTTAGGAGTGTACGGATTTATCTTTCTGTTCTTTTATTTTAGATTCGTGCGAATTGGATATTTAGGCTTTCTATTTTCTATGGTTATTATTCCTGTAATGGTAATTTTAACTGGTGTTTATTACAAAGAAAAAGACAAAAAAGTATCGAGATTTCTTTATAGATTAGCTACTTTCATTATAGTAGCCTATATCGTAGGATTAGGCCTTTGTTTAAGTTTATTAATATAAATTCATGTTTTTTTTAGGTGTACATAGTACCTTAATTTTGTTGGTTGCATTTATATTGTTAGCTGTAAGTTTTAAGTTAAAAGAAAAACATAAATCAAGAGCTAAAATTGTATTCATTTTTGCTATCAGTACATTAATTATAGTACCACTAAACTTAATTAACGAGTCTTATATTTTTATTGCCATATTTTTAGGTTTACCATTGTTGGGGATTTTAACAGGCTATTATTAAAGAAAAAAGGATATAATAGTTTCTAAATTTTTTTACCGATTTGCACTATTCATTATTGTTATTTATGTAATAGGATTCGGAATATGTTTAGGAGCATAAGAATAAGATTATTACCAACATTATGAAAAAATACAATTGGGCAATTTTAGGTTGTGGATGGATTGCTGAAATATTTGCTGGAGATTTAAAAATGCTAGATAATGCAGTGTTATATGCTACAGCTTCTCGAAATATAGAAAAAGCAGAAAAGTTTGCGAGTCAGTTTGGTTTTCAAAAAGCATATGGAAGTTATAAGGAAATGCTCGAAGACGAAAACGTAGATATCGTTTACATTGCTACACCGCATACATTTCATTGTGAACATACCTTACTTTCATTACAACATAAAAAAGCGGTTTTATGTGAAAAAGCTTTTGCAATTAACGAAACAGAAGTACAAGCTATGATTAGTGCTTCTAAAAAACAAAATACATTTTTAATGGAAGCTTTTTGGACACGTTTGGTTCCTACTTTCCAAAAAGTTTTATCAATTATAAAATCAAAAGAATTAGGAGAGTTAAAAGTTGTTCAGTCAGATTTTATGTTTCATGGAGCATATAATCCAAATAGTAGGTTGTATAATTTAGATTTAGGAGGCGGAGCTTTATTAGATATTGGAATTTATCCTGTTTTTACGGCGCTTCAAAC
This genomic stretch from Tenacibaculum jejuense harbors:
- a CDS encoding sensor histidine kinase; translated protein: MQQQGGEVLIISTIIIALIVIFLIILFTVFQRRKNQLLKEKSLEKKRFEREIAETQIEIREETLRNISWELHDNIGQLLTLAKIQLQNATSESLDDISETITKSLNEIRSLSKLINPEFIKNIALKEALQLEIERFNRLQFIQATLQIKGEEKELNQKHGIILFRILQEFFSNTIKHAKGTKLEVSLSFEPEKLTIQAIDDGIGFNMEEIQKKGIGLENMKTRAKLINAEINLESKPNNGTELNIYYYF
- a CDS encoding response regulator transcription factor, with the translated sequence MKYSVVVVDDHTLLSQAIEGMVNTFDKFKVLYTCKNGGEVKEKFKSSPRNIPDIVLVDVNMPVMNGIETTEWIVANYPDVHVLALSVEDADGTILKMLKAGAIGYLLKDTQKEVLEKALLEIMENGFYHTRNVTNLLLDSVSGKGNRNQVNFKENEIKFMRLACSELTYKEIAERMFLSPKTIDGYRDSLFTKLDVRNRVGLVMYAIKNKIYTP
- the rbfA gene encoding 30S ribosome-binding factor RbfA, producing MEETNRQRKIAGVLQKDLVEVLQRAAQDGMKGVIISVSKVSVTADLGVAKVFLSVFPSEKRDEILEGVKSNTPLIRHELSQRTKNQLRRMPELLFFGDDSLDYIEDIDKSLKGEDENPIKNPEILPRRQKR
- a CDS encoding ABC transporter permease, which translates into the protein MLGVIIGTLALFIILSAFSGLRAYSYSMLDSSDPDIKISANKGKSLLYTKELDEVLVSNIKIADFSKVVEERAFLKYGDKNHIAYIKGVDVNYTDVLQVDSILWKGHWIDPDFKNTAVIGYGIDDKLRIQNFLRPLVVFMPKPGTGIINPNNAYRSVNTQVVGVYGGSEEFRNKFVFTELHVAQKLMGYEDNRISAVELKVRNSDLIDEISQELQLELGETYKVQTRAELNELILKVINTENFVSYLIFTLIVIIALFNLIGAIIMMIIDKRKNLKTLLNIGASLKEIKKIFVFQGFLLCLIGMGIGLFLGLSLVFLQKEFGLFKLSPDLPYPVEFRWFNLITVILTILSLGFLAAKIAGSRITKAFIEK
- the dusB gene encoding tRNA dihydrouridine synthase DusB, producing MVKIDNIELPDFPLLLAPMEDVSDPPFRALCKENGADVVYTEFISSEGLIRDAAKSVIKLDIYEKERPVGIQIFGANMDSMLRSIEIVEKTKPDIIDINFGCPVKKVVSKGAGAGILKDIDLMVKLTEAMVKHTDLPVTVKTRLGWDHDSIRIVEVAERLQDVGIKAISIHGRTRAQMYKGFADWKPIAEVKNNPRMHIPVFGNGDVDSPEKAMEMRDSYGLDGAMIGRAAIGYPWFFNEVKHFFETGEHLPKPTIAERVEVARRHLQMSIDWKGEHLGVVETRRHYTNYFKGIPHFKEYRLKLVTSDDPQDVFNAFNEIEQKFGNTRIPEIK
- a CDS encoding prolipoprotein diacylglyceryl transferase codes for the protein MEIPFEPILFGVKINIHLILEYLAFFLGYRYYAYLKKKSNDHILSENRLYIILGAAIGAFFGSRIVGFLEHPIVALENSLVYLFNVKTIMGGLFGGLLGVEISKKIIGEKQSSGDLFTLPIILGIFIGRIGCFLTGINEFTYGKETSFFMGMDLGDGLLRHPLAFYELIFLILLFFLLKNFKSKFSTNGDLFKVFMLSYFGFRFCIEFLKPNEFFVFGLSSIQILCITCWLYYYKFILKAMNYAR
- a CDS encoding radical SAM protein, producing MPVRKYTYYDFTLSLCPECLRRVDAKIVFENDKVYMLKRCPEHGNSKVLIADDVEYYKNIRNYNKPSETPYTFNTKTHYGCPYDCGLCPDHEQHSCLTVLEVTDRCNLTCPTCYAGSSPTYGRHRTLEEIKKMLDTIVKNEKEPDVVQISGGEPTIHPQFFEILDYAKTLPIRHLMVNTNGIKIAKDKEFVKRLKTYTPDFEIYLQFDSFDDEVLKTMRGAKLSEVRKQAITNLNEVNLSTTLVVTLQKGLNDHEIGEIIEYALQQECVRGVTFQPTQIAGRLENFDPEKDRLTLTEVRRKILEQSPVFNSDDLIPVPCNPDALVMGYALKLGGEVFPLTRYVNPADLLDNSKNTIVYEQDEQLHGKMIELFSTGNSVEVAQENLKSIMCCLPNIDAPNLGYDNLFRIIIMQFIDAYNFDVRAVKKSCVHIVDKDYKIIPFETMNLFYRDDKKQRLEELKKESI
- a CDS encoding LPXTG cell wall anchor domain-containing protein; translated protein: MIFLEGGMSGLWVLVLLMLAGPALVLGLIGFLFRRKNKKVATVFYILAILYFIIGWGVCSGM
- a CDS encoding Gfo/Idh/MocA family protein, whose product is MKKYNWAILGCGWIAEIFAGDLKMLDNAVLYATASRNIEKAEKFASQFGFQKAYGSYKEMLEDENVDIVYIATPHTFHCEHTLLSLQHKKAVLCEKAFAINETEVQAMISASKKQNTFLMEAFWTRLVPTFQKVLSIIKSKELGELKVVQSDFMFHGAYNPNSRLYNLDLGGGALLDIGIYPVFTALQTLGVPDNIIANAIKSPTGSDEHIDVVFEYENQKRAYLRAGFTCDAPNYSIFHFEKGTVQISREMNCPILIKTEDGIQELKEDDGKGFGYYFEAAHVMECLDKGLIESPILSNDFSLELIQTLDKIRKTIDLIYPNHDGINRSI